In one Populus nigra chromosome 12, ddPopNigr1.1, whole genome shotgun sequence genomic region, the following are encoded:
- the LOC133669552 gene encoding MDIS1-interacting receptor like kinase 2-like, translating into MMSFLQKPFSKFLQVLFFLLLMCIPSFFAFHPNSSATSCGAAKYVAAEGNKEAEALLKWKASLDDNHSQSVLSSWVGSSPCRWLGITCDNSESVADFGLPNFGLRGTLHSFNFSSFPNLLTLNLSSNSLYGTIPSHISNLTKITNLDLSDNHFTGNIPHEIGLLTSLNFLYLHENNIIGLIPDSIGTLKHLSILYLWGNNLFGLIPPEIGSLQSLSSLDLSSNDLIGRIPYSIGNLRNLSILSLRDNKLSGSIPSSIGNLRNLSILKISINKLSSSIPSFLGNMSKLIELRLSKNNLTGLIPVSIGTLKHLSVLHLGHNKLSGSIPSFIGNMTMLTQLALHMNNLSASVPREIGHLESLVELSLHTNNLDGSLPPEMNNLTHLMNLQLSSNNFTGHLPRDLCLGGLLVNFSAGYNHFSGPIPKSLRNCTSLFRFRLDWNQLTGNISEDFGLYPNLNYVDLSHNNLYGELTWKWRGFHNLVSLKLSNNNISGEIPSELGEATGLQMIDLSSNLLKGTIPKELGQLKALFNLTLHNNHLCGVIPFEIQMLSQLQSLNLASNNLGGSIPKQLGECSNLLQLDLSHNKFIGSIPSEIGFLHFLGNLDLSGNLLAGEIPSQIGQLNQLETMNLSHNKLSGLIPTAFVDLVSLTTVDISYNELKGPIPKIKAFIEAPFEAFINNSGLCGYASGLKPCTLLTSRRKSIKIVILILFPLLGSLLLLLIMVGCLYFHHRTSRERISCLGERKSPHSFVVWGHEEEILHETIIQATNNFNFNNCIGKGGYGIVYRAMLPTGQVVAVKKLHPSREGELMNLRTFRNEIRMLIDIRHRNIVKLYGFCSLIEHSFLVYEFIERGSLKMNLSSEEQAMDLDWNRRLNVVKGVANALSYLHHDCSPPIIHRDISSSNVLLDLEYEAHVSDFGTARLLMPDSTNWTSFAGTFGYIAPELAYTMRVNEKCDVYSFGVLTMEVIMGMHPGDLISSLSASAFSSSSCSQINQHALLKDVIDQRIPLSENRVAEGVVSIIKIAFACLLANPQSRPTMRQVASELIARWAPLPKSFSAITLEDLMPQTTVTG; encoded by the exons ATGATGTCCTTCCTACAGAAACCATTCTCAAAGTTTCTCcaagtccttttttttctccttctaatGTGCATTCCTTCTTTCTTTGCCTTTCATCCTAATTCCTCTGCAACTTCATGTGGTGCTGCCAAATATGTAGCTGCTGAAGGTAATAAAGAAGCGGAGGCCCTCCTAAAATGGAAAGCAAGTCTTGATGACAACCACAGCCAATCTGTCCTGTCTTCTTGGGTTGGTAGCAGCCCTTGCAGGTGGCTTGGAATCACTTGTGACAATTCTGAAAGTGTCGCGGATTTCGGCCTTCCAAATTTTGGTCTAAGAGGTACGCTTCATAGTTTCAACTTCTCATCCTTCCCCAATCTTCTCACTCTCAATCTCTCGAGCAATTCACTCTACGGAACTATTCCATCCCACATTAGTAACCTGACCAAAATCACCAATTTAGACTTGAGTGATAATCATTTCACAGGAAATATTCCACATGAGATAGGATTGTTAACAAGTCTTAACTTTCTCTACCttcatgaaaataatatcaTCGGTTTGATCCCAGACTCTATTGGAACCCTGAAACACCTATCCATTCTCTATCTATGGGGTAACAACCTCTTTGGCTTGATACCTCCAGAGATTGGATCACTACAGTCTCTCAGTTCCCTTGACTTGTCAAGCAATGATTTAATTGGTAGGATCCCTTATTCAATTGGAAATCTgagaaacttatcaattctttctcTTAGAGATAACAAACTTTCTGGTTCCATCCCTTCTTCTATTGGAAATCTGAGAAACTTATCTATTCTCAAAATCTCGATAAACAAACTTTCTAGTTCCATTCCTTCTTTTCTTGGGAATATGAGTAAGCTTATTGAGTTGCGCCTTAGTAAAAATAATCTCACCGGTTTGATCCCAGTCTCTATTGGAACTCTAAAACACCTATCCGTTCTTCATCTAGGGCATAACAAACTCTCTGGTTCTATTCCTTCTTTCATTGGGAACATGACTATGCTCACTCAACTTGCTCTGCACATGAATAATTTATCTGCATCTGTTCCTCGGGAAATAGGACATCTTGAATCCCTTGTTGAATTGAGTTTGCACACTAATAATCTGGATGGTTCTCTACCCCCTGAGATGAATAATCTCACACATTTGATGAATTTGCAATTGTCTTCAAACAATTTCACTGGCCATTTACCACGAGACTTGTGCCTTGGTGGGTTGCTTGTAAATTTTTCAGCCGGCTACAATCATTTTTCTGGTCCAATCCCTAAAAGCTTGCGAAATTGTACTAGTCTTTTTAGATTTAGGCTTGACTGGAACCAATTGACAGGGAATATTTCTGAAGATTTTGGCCTCTACCCAAACTTGAACTATGTGGACCTAAGTCACAATAATTTGTATGGTGAGCTTACGTGGAAATGGAGAGGTTTTCACAACTTGGTGAGCCTAAAATTGTCAAACAATAATATCTCCGGTGAGATACCATCAGAGCTTGGAGAGGCTACTGGGCTACAAATGATTGATCTCTCGTCAAATCTCCTAAAGGGGACAATTCCAAAAGAATTGGGGCAGTTGAAGGCGTTGTTCAACCTTACTCTTCATAACAACCATCTTTGTGGTGTCATTCCCTTTGAAATCCAAATGCTATCTCAACTTCAATCCCTTAATTTAGCTTCTAATAATCTTGGTGGATCAATCCCAAAACAACTGGGAGAGTGCTCAAATTTATTACAGTTGGACTTGAGTCATAATAAGTTCATAGGGAGCATCCCATCTGAGATAGGCTTCCTGCATTTTCTTGGAAATCTAGATCTCAGTGGGAATCTTCTGGCAGGAGAGATACCATCACAAATTGGGCAATTGAATCAGTTAGAAACGATGAACCTCTCTCACAACAAACTTTCCGGTTTGATTCCAACTGCTTTTGTAGATTTGGTGAGCTTGACAACTGTAGACATCTCCTACAATGAACTAAAGGGCCCTATTCCCAAAATCAAAGCCTTCATTGAAGCTCCATTTGAAGCTTTTATAAATAATAGTGGTCTCTGTGGATATGCCAGTGGTCTAAAGCCTTGTACTCTTCTTACAAGCAGGAGAAAGAGCATCAAAATTgtcattttgattctttttcctCTCCTGGGCAGTCTACTTCTACTACTTATCATGGTAGGGTGTTTATACTTTCACCACCGAACAAGTAGAGAAAGAATCTCCTGTTTAGGAGAGCGAAAAAGTCCACACAGTTTTGTAGTATGGGGCCATGAGGAAGAGATCCTACATGAAACTATCATCCAGGCCACTAATAATTTCAACTTCAATAACTGCATTGGGAAAGGGGGATATGGAATTGTTTATCGAGCCATGTTGCCAACAGGTCAGGTGGTTGCCGTGAAGAAACTTCACCCATCAAGAGAGGGCGAGCTTATGAATTTGAGAACTTTTAGAAATGAGATTCGCATGTTAATAGATATTCGACATCGGAATATTGTGAAGTTATATGGATTTTGTTCATTAATAGAGCACTCCTTTTTAGTTTATGAGTTCATAGAAAGGGGAAGTTTGAAGATGAATTTATCTAGCGAAGAACAGGCAATGGACTTGGATTGGAATAGAAGGCTTAATGTTGTTAAAGGAGTGGCCAATGCATTATCCTATTTGCACCATGATTGCTCGCCTCCAATCATTCATCGAGACATTTCCAGCAGCAATGTTCTTTTAGATTTGGAATACGAGGCTCATGTTTCGGATTTTGGGACAGCTCGGCTCCTGATGCCTGACTCGACCAACTGGACCTCATTTGCTGGCACCTTCGGATACATAGCTCCAG AGCTAGCTTACACAATGAGAGTGAACGAGAAGTGCGATGTCTACAGCTTTGGAGTGCTCACAATGGAAGTAATAATGGGTATGCATCCGGGTGATctcatctcatctctttctgCATCAGCATTTTCGTCCTCGTCGTGCTCACAAATCAACCAGCATGCATTGTTGAAGGATGTGATAGACCAACGTATCCCACTTTCTGAAAATCGAGTTGCAGAAGGTGTGGTCTCCATTATCAAAATAGCATTTGCATGCTTGCTTGCCAATCCCCAATCTAGGCCAACCATGCGACAAGTAGCTTCGGAGCTCATAGCTCGATGGGCTCCGCTGCCAAAGTCATTCTCCGCAATAACGTTGGAAGATCTTATGCCTCAAACAACTGTGACAGGCTGA